In the genome of Fundidesulfovibrio soli, one region contains:
- a CDS encoding VacJ family lipoprotein has protein sequence MLDGKRSLVIVLLLAALTGLAGCATKKAAPAAPADFADDLGPVVADPIEPWNRFWFAFNDSLYIGVVKPVSKVYTTIVPKYGRDRIENAYSNFLFPVRFVNAVLQLRPDMASRELGRFLVNSTFGIGGLYDLAASKPDMGPQKLDFGQTLGVWGFGHGFYLVLPVVGPSSLRDGIGIAGDVAVQPTTYLQTPIVLTLAISGAGRMNRFPEMIDIYEELKRSSIEPYTAARDAYVQLRAKIIEDARRSNPVFGGQRTPAAAATAP, from the coding sequence ATGCTCGACGGCAAACGCTCCCTTGTCATTGTGCTGCTGCTCGCGGCCCTCACCGGCCTGGCCGGTTGCGCCACGAAGAAGGCGGCCCCGGCGGCCCCGGCCGACTTCGCAGATGACCTCGGGCCCGTCGTGGCCGACCCCATCGAGCCCTGGAACCGTTTCTGGTTCGCCTTCAACGACAGCCTGTACATCGGCGTGGTCAAGCCCGTCAGCAAGGTGTACACCACCATCGTGCCCAAATACGGCAGGGACCGCATCGAGAACGCCTACTCCAACTTCCTGTTCCCGGTGCGCTTCGTCAACGCCGTGCTCCAGCTCAGGCCGGACATGGCCTCGCGCGAGCTGGGCAGGTTCCTGGTCAACTCCACGTTCGGCATCGGCGGCCTGTACGACCTGGCCGCATCCAAGCCGGACATGGGCCCCCAGAAGCTCGACTTCGGCCAGACCCTGGGCGTGTGGGGCTTCGGGCACGGGTTCTACCTCGTGCTGCCGGTTGTCGGCCCCTCCTCTCTGCGGGACGGCATCGGCATAGCCGGGGATGTGGCCGTCCAGCCCACAACCTACCTGCAAACGCCCATAGTGCTCACCCTGGCCATTTCCGGGGCGGGCCGCATGAACCGGTTCCCCGAGATGATCGACATCTACGAGGAGCTCAAGCGCTCCTCCATCGAGCCTTACACCGCCGCCCGCGATGCCTACGTGCAGCTGCGCGCCAAGATCATCGAGGACGCCAGGCGCTCCAACCCGGTCTTCGGCGGCCAGAGGACGCCCGCGGCGGCCGCGACCGCGCCCTAG